A window from Solanum stenotomum isolate F172 chromosome 5, ASM1918654v1, whole genome shotgun sequence encodes these proteins:
- the LOC125864191 gene encoding uncharacterized protein LOC125864191, producing MGNEVSRQVQNLRDRKNRNECNFPGYDYHVQDRKNWMSTLAPERLHVNQIVWPGTHNSATQYVGDPFITRPYGRCQRLSIYQQLVIGVRVLDIRVQKDRLVCHDILKGYNVDVVINDVKRFLSETHSEIIILEISTEYGQQDPSDFDRYLEAELGEFLIHQDDNVFNKTVAELLPKRIICIWKPRNSPEPRQGSPLWSSCYLKGDWTNTDLPETKFESNMQHLSNQPPVTSRIFFYKVENTVTAQVNAVTLLRIRTELHVEQLNVRIQPFARLFIMECISRGYGDRLQIFSSDFIEEDFVDACIGLTNARIEGQL from the exons ATGGGTAACGAGGTGTCTAGACAAGTGCAAAATTTGCGTGATCGCAAGAACAGAAATGAATGCAACTTTCCTGGTTATGATTATCATGTACAGGACAGAaaaaattggatgtcaacacTTGCCCCCGAGAGACTTCATGTGAACCAGATTGTTTGGCCAG GTACACATAATTCTGCAACTCAATATGTTGGAGACCCATTCATAACTCGCCCTTATGGTCGATGCCAACGTTTGTCCATTTACCAACAACTTGTAATTGGTGTTCGTGTTCTTGACATCCGTGTTCAAAAAGATCGACTTGTATGCCATGACATCCTTAAGGGCTACAACGTTGATGTTGTTATCAACGATGTCAAGAGATTCCTGTCGGAAACACATTCAGAGATAATAATCCTGGAAATAAGTACAGAGTATGGCCAACAGGATCCATCTGATTTTGACAGGTATTTGGAGGCTGAGCTAGGGGAGTTTCTGATCCACCAAGATGACAATGTTTTCAACAAGACTGTTGCTGAGTTATTGCCAAAACGAATAATATGCATTTGGAAACCAAGAAATTCACCTGAACCTAGACAAGGAAGTCccttatggagttcatgttaCCTAAAAGGTGACTGGACAAACACTGACTTACCTGAAACGAAATTTGAAAGCAATATGCAGCATTTGAGCAACCAACCACCAGTAACATCCCGGATATTCTTTTACAAGGTGGAGAACACAGTGACAGCACAGGTAAATGCTGTAACGTTGCTTAGAATACGGACTGAACTGCACGTGGAACAACTGAATGTACGGATTCAACCATTTGCAAGGTTGTTTATAATGGAATGTATTTCTCGAGGTTATGGTGATCGATTGCAAATATTTTCATCAGACTTCATAGAGGAGGATTTTGTGGATGCGTGCATTGGTCTTACCAATGCAAGGATCGAAGGGCAGCTCTGA
- the LOC125864192 gene encoding uncharacterized protein LOC125864192, which yields MGLDPTILAFGFYSLLSYITIKLIVKTEKIPGYLYILEQTYPGSVLKLERTECDKFLYAFVALEACIRGWEYCRPIVVVDGAALRDAYGGTMLTTSTMDPGGHILPLAYAIVDSENDASWTWFFEQFREAYGERENMCFMSDRNESIWKGTARNFDRNTEDLKKLFFTMAKAYTIQQFEAIMQRIEQIDPRIRDYLYDIGYSKWSRAYSKCKRTWTMTSNIAESLNNVNRIARRLPVISLLEFMRVTVQRWIHKHNEEAAKTRSELTKKYDLVLHKSIALSSSMRVIPSTVDMHAVVDGPKRLKNFQDTYAISVEPLPCESTWDIPSYVSEPKLMPPGPKRAAGRPQLECWKGFADMISDWN from the exons ATGGGGCTGGACCCCACAATCCTAGCCTTTGGGTTTTACAGCTTATTGAG CTATAtaactataaaattaattgtaaaaactgaaaaaattcCAGGTTATCTATACATATTGGAGCAGACATATCCTGGTTCagttttaaaattagaaaggaCGGAATGTGATAAATTCTTATATGCATTTGTTGCATTAGAAGCATGTATTAGAGGTTGGGAGTATTGTAGGCCAATTGTAGTTGTTGATGGGGCAGCTTTGAGAGACGCATATGGTGGTACAATGTTGACTACAAGCACTATGGATCCAGgag GTCACATACTTCCACTTGCTTATGCCATAGTGGATTCTGAGAATGATGCATCATGGACCTGGTTCTTTGAACAGTTTAGGGAAGCATATGGAGAAAGGGAAAACATGTGTTTTATGTCAGATAGAAACGAGAGCATATGGAAAGGGACTGCAAGA AACTTCGATAGGAATACTGAAGATTTGAAGAAGCTATTTTTTACAATGGCAAAGGCTTATACAATACAACAATTTGAGGCGAttatgcaaagaatagaacagATAGATCCAAGAATAAGAGATTATTTATATGATATCGGGTATAGCAAGTGGTCAAGGGCGTATTCAAAATGTAAGCGAACATGGACCATGACTTCAAACATAGCCGAATCTTTGAATAATGTTAACAGGATAGCAAGGAGGTTGCCAGTGATTTCACTTCTTGAATTTATGAGGGTAACAGTTCAAAGATGGATTCATAAGCACAATGAGGAGGCTGCAAAAACTAGATCAGAgcttacaaaaaaatatgatcttgTGCTCCATAAAAGTATTGCTTTGTCTAGCAGTATGAGG gTAATACCATCAACAGTTGATATGCATGCTGTTGTTGATGGACCAAAGCG CCTGAAGAATTTTCAAGATACATATGCCATCTCTGTTGAACCTCTCCCATGCGAGAGTACATGGGATATACCAAGTTATGTTTCAGAGCCTAAATTGATGCCGCCTGGTCCAAAGAGAGCAGCAGGAAGACCACAACTGGAATGCTGGAAAGGGTTTGCTGAT ATGATATCTGACtggaattaa